Proteins encoded within one genomic window of Streptomyces taklimakanensis:
- a CDS encoding substrate-binding domain-containing protein codes for MSTFSLPSRRGLLFGTAAVSAGALLTGCTSNENNDAEDTDARRADAADDAPGKPVTIGFAGPQADHGWLNAINEMATERAGTYSDVTLEATEGSNDTAQQIGQIETLINKKVDVLVVLPADGKALTQVGLKAMDAGIPVVNLDRIFASPQAYRCWIGGDNYGMGLNAGRYIGERLKDKENAKVVELAGLDNLELTRQRTQGFDDALKNYPNIEKVARQAAEFTVESGQAKMAQLLRAVPEFDALWNHDDDQGVGAERAIQQAGRDEFFMVGGAGSKHAMDAIKADDTVLKATVLYPPTMAASAIDLARALGQGKGIGGLAEFEIPASLTLYSAVVTKDNVEQYLPTGFR; via the coding sequence ATGTCCACATTCTCCCTACCCAGTCGCAGAGGGCTGCTGTTCGGCACCGCCGCGGTCTCCGCCGGCGCCCTCCTGACCGGCTGCACCAGCAACGAGAACAACGACGCGGAGGACACCGACGCCCGCCGGGCCGACGCCGCCGACGACGCGCCGGGGAAGCCGGTGACCATCGGCTTCGCCGGTCCGCAGGCCGACCACGGCTGGCTCAACGCCATCAACGAGATGGCCACCGAGCGCGCCGGGACGTACTCCGACGTCACCCTGGAGGCCACCGAGGGGTCCAACGACACCGCCCAGCAGATCGGTCAGATCGAAACCCTCATCAACAAGAAGGTCGACGTCCTGGTCGTCCTCCCGGCCGACGGCAAGGCCCTCACCCAGGTCGGGTTGAAGGCCATGGACGCGGGCATCCCCGTGGTCAACCTCGACCGGATCTTCGCCTCCCCGCAGGCGTACCGCTGCTGGATCGGCGGCGACAACTACGGCATGGGACTCAACGCCGGGCGCTACATCGGCGAGAGGCTCAAGGACAAGGAGAACGCCAAGGTCGTCGAGTTGGCCGGGCTGGACAACCTGGAGCTGACCCGGCAGCGCACCCAGGGCTTCGACGACGCGCTGAAGAACTACCCCAACATCGAGAAGGTCGCCCGCCAGGCCGCCGAGTTCACCGTCGAGTCCGGCCAGGCCAAGATGGCCCAGTTGCTGCGCGCCGTCCCCGAGTTCGACGCGCTGTGGAACCACGACGACGACCAGGGCGTGGGCGCCGAACGCGCCATCCAGCAGGCCGGGCGCGACGAGTTCTTCATGGTCGGCGGGGCGGGTTCGAAGCACGCCATGGACGCGATCAAGGCGGACGACACCGTGCTGAAGGCCACCGTGCTCTACCCGCCCACCATGGCCGCGTCCGCCATCGACCTGGCCCGCGCGCTCGGGCAGGGCAAGGGGATCGGCGGGCTCGCCGAGTTCGAGATCCCGGCCTCCCTCACCCTCTACTCCGCCGTCGTCACCAAGGACAACGTCGAGCAGTACCTGCCGACCGGCTTCCGGTGA